In Candidatus Pelagibacter ubique HIMB140, a single window of DNA contains:
- the sufD gene encoding Fe-S cluster assembly protein SufD, translated as MQNELKLSFDKIISLNNFSDSQKKIKQENFNNYFEKGLPNKRTEDWKFSDINQVISKNFDNLNFIVDQKIVFEEKDFPLDFEHNKITFVDGKLYNFDFKHEDIDQILVDENLDLDDTIYQNTLLNLNSAFLTSVSNITIKKGYNVKKPLILFNYLSDGLKSSAINSRVDINLEDDSSLCVVNFLNENSEKNFINFRQKIKIGENSILKNYSLDSNTSENIKYFNKDINLSKNSHLEYFILSEGSKFIKQDINCNLDDEYGSIALNGIINLENEKHHEIKTVINHKKENCKSYQLIKSVLNDKSKGIYQGKIFVNPEAQKTDGYQLSRALLLNESVEFNAKPELEIYADDVKCSHGSTSGNIDENSIFYLMSRGLSYSESKKLLTNGFLNEVIEKISNEDVKKLVKKLSGINV; from the coding sequence ATGCAAAATGAACTTAAATTAAGTTTTGATAAAATTATTAGTTTAAATAATTTTTCTGATAGTCAGAAAAAAATTAAGCAGGAAAATTTTAATAATTATTTTGAAAAAGGTTTACCAAATAAAAGAACTGAAGATTGGAAATTCTCAGATATAAATCAAGTAATTTCAAAAAATTTTGATAATTTAAACTTTATTGTTGATCAAAAAATAGTTTTTGAAGAAAAAGATTTCCCATTAGATTTTGAACATAATAAAATAACTTTTGTTGATGGAAAATTATATAATTTTGATTTTAAACATGAAGACATAGATCAAATCTTAGTTGATGAGAATTTAGACTTAGATGATACTATTTATCAAAATACTCTTTTGAATTTGAATTCAGCATTTCTTACTAGTGTTTCGAATATTACTATTAAAAAAGGTTACAATGTTAAAAAACCTTTGATTTTATTTAATTATTTAAGTGATGGTTTAAAATCTTCTGCAATTAATTCTAGAGTAGATATTAATTTAGAAGATGACAGTTCATTGTGTGTAGTTAATTTTTTAAATGAAAATTCAGAAAAAAATTTCATTAATTTTAGACAAAAAATTAAGATTGGAGAGAATTCAATTTTAAAAAATTACAGTCTAGATTCAAATACTTCGGAAAATATAAAGTATTTCAACAAAGATATTAATTTATCTAAAAATAGTCATTTAGAATATTTTATTTTATCAGAAGGTTCAAAATTTATAAAACAAGATATCAATTGCAATCTAGATGACGAATATGGTTCTATTGCATTAAATGGAATTATCAATTTAGAAAATGAAAAACATCATGAAATAAAAACTGTAATTAATCATAAAAAAGAAAATTGTAAAAGTTATCAATTAATTAAAAGTGTATTGAATGATAAATCAAAAGGTATTTATCAAGGTAAAATTTTTGTAAATCCTGAAGCACAAAAAACAGATGGATACCAATTAAGTAGAGCTTTATTGTTAAATGAAAGTGTTGAATTTAATGCTAAACCAGAATTAGAAATATATGCAGACGATGTTAAATGTTCACATGGATCTACATCAGGAAATATTGATGAAAATTCAATTTTTTATTTAATGTCTAGAGGTCTCAGTTATTCAGAATCAAAAAAATTATTAACAAATGGTTTTCTTAACGAGGTAATTGAAAAAAT
- the sufC gene encoding Fe-S cluster assembly ATPase SufC, with protein MLSIENLKAKIDEKEILKGLNLDIKPGEVHAIMGPNGSGKSTLSNILSGKKGYEINGKVTFDGESLLELETEERAHKGIFLAFQYPMEIPGVNTNTFLKTSINAIKKARGEKELDAIEFLKLIKEKSAELKFDEKILNRQLNVGFSGGEKKKNEILQMSILNPKLSILDETDSGLDIDALRIVSEGVNSLRNKNNSFLIITHYQRLLDYIKPDFVHVLKNGQIIKSGDFELAKELEKVGYEDFN; from the coding sequence ATGTTATCGATAGAAAATCTTAAAGCAAAGATTGATGAAAAAGAAATATTAAAAGGTTTAAATTTAGATATTAAACCAGGAGAAGTTCATGCAATTATGGGTCCAAATGGATCTGGAAAAAGCACATTATCAAATATTTTGTCAGGCAAAAAAGGTTACGAAATAAATGGTAAAGTTACATTTGATGGAGAAAGCTTATTAGAATTAGAAACAGAGGAAAGAGCTCATAAAGGAATTTTTTTAGCGTTCCAATATCCAATGGAAATACCAGGTGTTAACACAAATACTTTTTTAAAAACGTCAATAAATGCAATTAAAAAGGCTAGAGGTGAAAAAGAGCTAGATGCAATTGAATTTTTAAAATTAATAAAAGAAAAATCTGCAGAACTAAAATTTGATGAAAAAATTTTAAACCGACAACTTAATGTCGGATTTTCAGGTGGAGAAAAGAAAAAAAATGAAATTTTACAAATGTCCATCTTAAATCCAAAGTTATCAATTCTAGATGAAACAGATTCAGGATTAGATATTGATGCTTTAAGGATAGTTTCAGAAGGAGTTAATTCACTAAGAAATAAAAACAATTCTTTTTTAATAATAACTCATTATCAAAGATTGTTGGATTATATCAAACCTGATTTTGTTCATGTTCTTAAAAATGGACAAATAATAAAATCAGGTGATTTTGAATTAGCAAAAGAATTAGAAAAAGTAGGTTATGAGGATTTCAATTAA
- the sufB gene encoding Fe-S cluster assembly protein SufB — MDSRQKEIDSLKDYKYGFSTDIENTKAPKGLNEDVIKFISNIKKEPQWMLDFRLKAFERFKQLKEPDWQKPKYPKIDYQDLYYYSAPKSMKDKPKSLDDLDPKLLETYKKLGIPLQEQARLNGIAVDAVFDSVSVATTFKEELTKQGIIFCSMSEAIQKHPELVKKYLGSVIPTTDHFFATLNSAVFTDGSFVYIPENVKCPMELSTYFRINASETGQFERTLIIADKGSYVSYLEGCTAPMRDENQLHAANVELIALDDAEIKYSTVQNWYPGDKDGKGGIYNFVTKRGLCKGKNSKISWTQVETGSAITWKYPSCILKGDNSVGEFYSIAITNNHQKADTGTKMIHLGKNTKSKIISKGISAGKSDMMYRGLVDISSKADNSRNFTQCDSLLMGNKCGAHTIPYIKNKNLKSNIEHEATTSKISDEQLYYCNQRGLNQEEAVSLIVNGFCKEVLQQLPMEFAVEAQKLVGISLEGSVG; from the coding sequence AAAGAAATAGATAGTTTGAAAGATTATAAATATGGTTTTTCAACAGATATAGAAAATACAAAAGCTCCTAAGGGTTTAAATGAAGATGTAATAAAATTCATCTCCAACATTAAAAAAGAGCCTCAATGGATGTTAGATTTTAGATTAAAAGCTTTTGAAAGATTTAAACAATTAAAAGAGCCTGATTGGCAGAAACCGAAATATCCTAAAATAGATTATCAGGATCTTTACTACTACTCAGCTCCAAAAAGCATGAAAGATAAACCAAAAAGTTTAGATGATCTTGACCCTAAATTATTAGAGACATATAAAAAATTAGGAATTCCTCTTCAAGAGCAAGCAAGATTAAATGGGATTGCTGTGGATGCAGTTTTCGACTCTGTTTCTGTTGCAACAACTTTTAAAGAAGAACTTACTAAGCAAGGAATTATATTTTGCTCGATGTCTGAAGCTATTCAAAAACATCCTGAGTTAGTTAAAAAATATCTTGGATCAGTTATACCTACAACTGATCATTTTTTTGCAACTCTTAATTCTGCAGTTTTTACAGATGGCTCATTTGTATACATTCCAGAAAATGTCAAATGTCCTATGGAATTGTCTACTTACTTTAGGATCAATGCATCAGAAACAGGACAATTTGAAAGAACATTAATCATAGCTGATAAAGGAAGTTATGTAAGCTACCTAGAAGGATGTACAGCTCCAATGAGAGATGAAAATCAATTGCATGCAGCTAATGTTGAATTAATTGCTCTTGACGATGCAGAAATAAAATATTCAACAGTTCAAAATTGGTATCCAGGAGATAAGGATGGAAAAGGTGGAATATATAATTTTGTTACCAAAAGAGGATTATGCAAAGGTAAAAATTCTAAAATTTCTTGGACTCAAGTAGAAACTGGTTCAGCAATTACTTGGAAATATCCAAGTTGTATTTTGAAAGGTGATAATTCAGTAGGTGAGTTTTATTCTATAGCGATTACAAACAATCATCAAAAAGCTGACACTGGTACTAAAATGATACACTTAGGAAAAAACACAAAAAGTAAAATAATTTCAAAAGGAATTTCAGCAGGTAAATCAGATATGATGTACAGAGGATTAGTAGATATATCATCAAAAGCTGATAATTCTAGAAACTTTACTCAATGTGACTCTTTATTGATGGGTAATAAATGTGGAGCTCATACCATTCCTTATATCAAGAATAAAAATCTTAAATCAAATATAGAACATGAAGCAACAACATCAAAAATAAGTGATGAACAGCTATATTACTGCAATCAAAGAGGATTAAACCAAGAAGAGGCAGTTAGTTTAATTGTAAACGGTTTTTGTAAAGAAGTTCTGCAGCAGCTACCAATGGAATTTGCAGTAGAAGCACAAAAACTTGTAGGTATTAGTTTAGAGGGGAGTGTTGGATAG